GCCGCCGGACTGGAGATGATCGTGCTCGGCCTCTGGCAGGACGTGCGCGACCTCGACGGGATGCGGGTCTTCGCCCGCGACAATGCTGCTCTGGGCTACACCGGTCAGGTCATCATCCACCCCACGCACGCAGAGATCGCCAACGAGGAGTACGCGCTCTCCGAAGAGCGCATCGACTACTACCGGCGACTGGTGCTGGCCTTCGAGGCCGGCATTCAGGAGGGCAACGGCGCGGTCAGCTTCGAGGGCGAGCACATCGATCTCGCTCACGCCAACAATGCGCGCGAGTTGCTGCGCCGCGCCGGACATCCCGTCGGTCTCCCGACGGCAGAATGAACAAGGAGCATCCATGTCCATGTACTTCGAGGACTTCGTCGTCGGCGATGTCATCCGCCATGCGGTCACACGCACCGTCACCGAGACGGACAACCTGCTCTTCACGACTCTCACCATGAACGTGCAGCCGCTGCATCTGGATTCCGAGTTCGCGGCGAAGAGCATGTACGGCCAGCGCATCGTGAACAGCGTGTTCACACTCGGCGTGGCCACCGGCATCCCCGTTCAGGAGACGACTCTCGGCACGACGCTGGGCAATCTCGGGTTCCGCGAGATCGAGTTCCCCAAGCCCGTGTTCATCGGCGACACGTTGCGCGTGGAGACCGAGGCACTGGACGCGCGCGTCTCGAAGTCGCGACCCACGACGGGGATCGTCGGCATCGAGCACCGTGCGTACAACCAGCGCGATGAACTGGTCTGCGTGGTCCGTCGCACGGCGCTCATGATGCGTCGCGGTGAGAACGTGGCGAGCTGAGGGCGGCGGTTATGAGCGACTTCACCCCGCTGCCGGTCGAGCAGACCGAGGATCAGGCCGATCTGAGGGCGATGGTGCGCGAGCTCCTTGCCGACCTGGCCACTCCGGAGAGGTTGTCCGACCACGATGAGCGGGAGGCGTTCGACGAGGACCTCTACCGTGCGCTCGCGGAGGCGGGACTGGTCCAGTTGGAGGGTGAGGTCGGCGGCGACGCTCCCAGCCATGCCGGGCAGGCCATCGTTCTGGAGGAGCTGGGCGCGACGGCGACATCCATCGGCGTATCGCTTGTCGTGCAGTTCATGGCGGTGACGCTCCTCTCGCAGCACGGAACCGCCGAGCAACGCGAGCGGTACCTGTCGGCGCTCTACGACGGTTCGCAGCGCGCGGCATTCGCGCTGACCGAGCCGAGCGGCGGCACCGATGTGGCTCGAGCCATGCAGACGAAGGCGGTCCAGCGCCCCGACGGCGGCTGGGTGATCAACGGCGCCAAGATGTGGATCTCCGGAGCGTCGGACTGCGGATTCATGATCGTTCTCGCCCGCACCTCTCCGATCGAGCGGTCGGCCGTCAGTGGCATCACGATGTTCCTCGTTCCGGCGGACACCCCAGGGATGACCGTGAGCGAGATGGACACGGTCGCCATTCACGGGCTCTCGACCTGCGAGGTCGGTTTCGCCGACGTCGTCGTTCCTGAGGAAGCTGTGCTCGGCGATGTGGACCGAGGCTTCCGGCAGGTCATCGCGACCCTCAACGGAGAGCGGCTCAACGCTGCAGCCGTCGCCCTCGGAATCGCCCGGGGGGCACAGGATGCGGCCCTGGACTACGTTCAGAGCCGTCACGCGTTCGGCAGGCCGATCGGTGGATTCCAGATCCTGCAGCATCGGCTGGTCGACGGGGCCGTGAAGATCGAGGCCGCACGAGGACTCCTCCAGCGAGCGGCGCGAGTCGCGGATGAAGGAGGCGACGCCGAGACGCTCTCCGCGATGGCCAAGCTCGCCTCATCTGACGCGGCAACCACGGTGACCGAGCACGGCATGCGGGCGCTGGGCGGGTCGGGCCTCAGCCGGGAGTACTCGATGCAGCGCTTCTGGCGCGATGCGCGGCTGTACACCTTCGCGCCGCTCACCGACGAGATGATGCACAACTTCATCGGCGAGTTCTACCTCAAACTCCCGCGCTCGTTCTGAGCCGCGGATCCGCATCGAAGGAGATCAGGACCATGCAGAAACAGCGGACAGTGCTTGTCACGGGAGCGGCCGGCGGTATGTGCCGCGGGATCAACGCGCGGCTCGGGGCCGGCGGGCATCGCGTGATCTGCACCGACCTCGACCCGGATGCCGCCGAGCGCGCAGCGCAGGCGGTGCGCGACGCGGGCGGGATGGCCGATGCCTTCGCCGTGGACGTGTCGGATCCCGGCAGTGTGAGAGCTCTCGCCGGCGACGTTCGGGAGCGCGTCGGCGAGGTCGATGTGCTGATCAACGCCGCGGGAATCCTCGATCGCAAGTACCTCGCCGATCACGACGACCGCTCGTTCGAGCGGACGATCGACGTGAACCTGGTCGGACCGTTCCGCATGATCCAGACGTTCGCTCCCGCGATGGTCGAACGGGGCTGGGGGCGCATCATCAACGTCTCCTCGATCGCCGGCGTGACCGGCTACCCGTATCCCAGTTACGCCGCGTCCAAAGCAGGGCTGTCGAATCTCGCCCGCTCGCTCGTCATCGACTTCTGGGGCACCGGTGTGACGGTGAACTCGATCTGCCCGGGTGTCGTCGACACTCCGATGGTCATCCAGGAGGTGCGCGACCAGGTGCCGCGGAAGGTTCCCACGGGGAAGATCGTCGACCCCGACGAGATCGGCGGGGTGGCGCTGTTCCTGATCGGGGAGGATGCGAAGAACATCAATGGCGCCGACATCCTCGTCGACGGCGGCGCGACGCGTTACTTCCAGCTCTTCGATCGGCCGTGAATCGATCGGGCGATCGCCGCACGATCGTCATCTTCCTTCTCACGGGGTTCATCTGGGGCTCCGGCTTCCTGTTCATCCGGGTCGCCGTCGCCGAACTCTCACCCGTGGAATTCGTGTTCGCGAGGACCGCGCTCGCCTGCGCGGTTCTCGCCCTCGTGATGCTCGTGACGCGGCGGCACTGGCCGACGGGTTTCGATGTCTGGCGCCGCATCGCCACCCTCGGCATCGTGGGATGCGCGGTGCCGTTCCTCTTCTACGCCTGGGCCGGGCAGCGCATCCCGAGCGGACTGTCGAGCATCTACAACGCCGCCGTGCCCGTCGCCACCGCGCTGGTCACACTGATCGCAATGCGCCAGGAGCGACTGGGCGGGCGCAAGCTTCTCGCGATCGCGGTCGGCGCGATCGGGATCGTCGTGGTCCTGCAGCCCTGGCGACTCGACGCGTCGGATTTCGACCTGGGGGGTCAGCTGGCCTGCATCGGTGCGGTGCTCGGCCTTGGATTCGCCTTCTCGTACACGCGCAAGGCGATCAGCCCGCTCGGCCTCGACCCGATCGGGGTGGCGATGGGGCAGATGCTGGTCTGCGCTGTCGTGGTGGGCGGGGTGGTCCCGTTCACCAGTACGGGCGTTCCCGCGGTGTCTCCGGCAGCCATCGGCAGCGTGCTCGCCAGTGGCGTCTTCGCCACCGGCATCGCCTACATCTGGAACTTCCAGATCATCGAGCGCTGGGGCGCAGCATCCGCCTCCATGGTCACCTACGTGACGACCCTCGTCGGCGTCGCCGCAGGGATCATCGTGCTGCACGAGCCGATGGCCATCCACCATCTGATCGGTGCAGCGATCGTGCTGATCGGGGTGGGGATCGGGGTGCAGGGCTCTCGCGGCACGGTCGGGCTGGGTCCGGCTGCTCCGGGGTGACTTCAGCTCGTCGGCCCGGAGCAGCCGTCAGACGCCGTCGATCCAGTCGAGCGTCGGGGCAGGAGTGTCGTACCGCGGGGTGGGGGTCTTCAGATCGACCAGCGGATCGATGCGCACTCGCGTGAGCCGCATGAAGCCGATGCGCCATCCCGCACCGGTGCGCACGTACTCCTCTTCGTAGTACCCGTATCCGTACAGACCGTACATGCCGGGGATCTCGATCCCGCGGTAGACCTTCGTGTCGGCTTCCCAGGTCAGGTGGTCGGTCATCGACCAGATCCCGCGCACGCGATCGTCGGCGACCTGGCGGAATCGCGGGTTCGTTCCGCGATGCTGCGACACTACGCCGGTGAAGAATGCCCGCAGCCCGGCCACCCAGCCGTCCGGGCCGGCCATCTCGAACGGGAATCCCTCGAAACGCGCCTCCTCGGTGAAGATGCGTCGCAGCGCGTCCCACTGCTTGTTGTCCATCCAGTAGAAGTACTGCGCCTTCAGCTCCTGGATCTCCTGAAGGTCCTGCCAGGTCAGCTCCTGCATCGCTCCTGCTCCTCGTGATACGCCACGGGGGTGTCCGGTCGGAACCGGACACCCCCGTGATCTCTGTGGTCGATCAGTACGTCTTCACGACTTCGAACTTGCCACTGGTGACTCGCAGCACGGCGAGACCCTCGAGAGAGGTCGAACCGTGGAACTCCGGGGTGTAGGTGTAGATGCCGTTGACGCCCACGACAGACTTGGTGTCGTTCTCAAGCGCGTCGCGGATCGCGTCGCGCGTGCCCTGCAGGTCGGACGGGTCGGGGTTGCCGGCATTCTTGATCGCGTTCACGAGGAGAGTCGCGCCGTCCCAGCCGTTGGCGGCGTACTGGCCGGCCGTCTCGCCGTATGCCTTCTGGTAGCCGTCGACCAGTGCGTGGGTGACTTCGTACTGGGGGCTGTCCTTCGTCAGGGATTCAGGAGCCAGCACGACCGAGCCCTGCAGGTACGTGCCGTCTCCGGCCGAACCGGCATTCTCGATGTAGGCCGCGGAGCCGGCGCCGGGGGAGTTGAACAGTGCCGGCTTGAAGCCGATCGATGCCGCACTCTTGGCGACGATCGCGTTCGCGGGGTTCACTGCCCAGACCAGGACTGCGTCGGGGTCGCCCTTCTCGAGGTTCGCCAGCTGGGCGGTGACCTCGGTGGCGGTCGCGTCGAATGCCTCGTTGCCTGTCACCTTGATGCCGTAGTCGGCGGCGACGTCATCGATGCGCTTCGCAGGGTCCTGGCCGTAGCCGTCGTTGGTGTGCAGCAGACCGATCTTGGTCCAGCCTTCGGACTTGGCGAACTCGAACTGAGCCTTCAGCGATTCGTTGGTGCCGGAGTACTGCTTGAAGATGTATTTCGCGTTCTCCGCCGGCTCGACGATCGCGCTCGACGAGGCCAGTGCGATCGTCGGGGTCGTCAGATCCTTCGAGAACGTCTGCAGGGCGATCGACTCGCCGGAGGACGACGGACCGAGGATGGCGTGCACGTTCTCCTCGATCGCGAGCTTGCGGAACTGGTTCACCGCGGTGCTCTCGCTGCTGCCGCTGTCGACCGTGATGAGCTCGACGGGGTGTCCGTCGATGCCGCCGTCGGCGTTGAGCTGCTTGAAGTACAGTTCGATCGCCTTGTTCTCGGGCTCGCCGAGCGCGG
Above is a genomic segment from Microbacterium sp. W4I4 containing:
- a CDS encoding MaoC family dehydratase, whose translation is MSMYFEDFVVGDVIRHAVTRTVTETDNLLFTTLTMNVQPLHLDSEFAAKSMYGQRIVNSVFTLGVATGIPVQETTLGTTLGNLGFREIEFPKPVFIGDTLRVETEALDARVSKSRPTTGIVGIEHRAYNQRDELVCVVRRTALMMRRGENVAS
- a CDS encoding acyl-CoA dehydrogenase family protein: MSDFTPLPVEQTEDQADLRAMVRELLADLATPERLSDHDEREAFDEDLYRALAEAGLVQLEGEVGGDAPSHAGQAIVLEELGATATSIGVSLVVQFMAVTLLSQHGTAEQRERYLSALYDGSQRAAFALTEPSGGTDVARAMQTKAVQRPDGGWVINGAKMWISGASDCGFMIVLARTSPIERSAVSGITMFLVPADTPGMTVSEMDTVAIHGLSTCEVGFADVVVPEEAVLGDVDRGFRQVIATLNGERLNAAAVALGIARGAQDAALDYVQSRHAFGRPIGGFQILQHRLVDGAVKIEAARGLLQRAARVADEGGDAETLSAMAKLASSDAATTVTEHGMRALGGSGLSREYSMQRFWRDARLYTFAPLTDEMMHNFIGEFYLKLPRSF
- a CDS encoding SDR family NAD(P)-dependent oxidoreductase, with the translated sequence MQKQRTVLVTGAAGGMCRGINARLGAGGHRVICTDLDPDAAERAAQAVRDAGGMADAFAVDVSDPGSVRALAGDVRERVGEVDVLINAAGILDRKYLADHDDRSFERTIDVNLVGPFRMIQTFAPAMVERGWGRIINVSSIAGVTGYPYPSYAASKAGLSNLARSLVIDFWGTGVTVNSICPGVVDTPMVIQEVRDQVPRKVPTGKIVDPDEIGGVALFLIGEDAKNINGADILVDGGATRYFQLFDRP
- a CDS encoding DMT family transporter; translation: MNRSGDRRTIVIFLLTGFIWGSGFLFIRVAVAELSPVEFVFARTALACAVLALVMLVTRRHWPTGFDVWRRIATLGIVGCAVPFLFYAWAGQRIPSGLSSIYNAAVPVATALVTLIAMRQERLGGRKLLAIAVGAIGIVVVLQPWRLDASDFDLGGQLACIGAVLGLGFAFSYTRKAISPLGLDPIGVAMGQMLVCAVVVGGVVPFTSTGVPAVSPAAIGSVLASGVFATGIAYIWNFQIIERWGAASASMVTYVTTLVGVAAGIIVLHEPMAIHHLIGAAIVLIGVGIGVQGSRGTVGLGPAAPG
- a CDS encoding nuclear transport factor 2 family protein, giving the protein MQELTWQDLQEIQELKAQYFYWMDNKQWDALRRIFTEEARFEGFPFEMAGPDGWVAGLRAFFTGVVSQHRGTNPRFRQVADDRVRGIWSMTDHLTWEADTKVYRGIEIPGMYGLYGYGYYEEEYVRTGAGWRIGFMRLTRVRIDPLVDLKTPTPRYDTPAPTLDWIDGV
- a CDS encoding ABC transporter substrate-binding protein; this encodes MKKLSTASGIWRRTALTAGAAALALTLAACSGGAEPGSGSDGGKSGDTAPYKVGVLVGLTGSYAALGEPENKAIELYFKQLNADGGIDGHPVELITVDSGSSESTAVNQFRKLAIEENVHAILGPSSSGESIALQTFSKDLTTPTIALASSSAIVEPAENAKYIFKQYSGTNESLKAQFEFAKSEGWTKIGLLHTNDGYGQDPAKRIDDVAADYGIKVTGNEAFDATATEVTAQLANLEKGDPDAVLVWAVNPANAIVAKSAASIGFKPALFNSPGAGSAAYIENAGSAGDGTYLQGSVVLAPESLTKDSPQYEVTHALVDGYQKAYGETAGQYAANGWDGATLLVNAIKNAGNPDPSDLQGTRDAIRDALENDTKSVVGVNGIYTYTPEFHGSTSLEGLAVLRVTSGKFEVVKTY